The Mesorhizobium sp. AR10 genome includes the window GCTTGGCCTTCAGCGCGGCCGGCGTCGCGTCGGCCTCGGGCGACGGCTTGGTGCCGAGTTCGGCGAAGCGGGCGGCGACGTTCTGGTCCTTCAGCGCGACCTGCAGCGATTTCGACAGGCGTTCGGTGATTTCGGCCGGCGTGCCCTTGGGGGCGTAGAGGGCGTGCCAGATGCCGACCTGCACCTCGGGAAGGCCGCCTTCCGTCGCCGTCGGGACGTCCGGCAACACATCAAGGCGTTCCGGCGAGGTGACAGCGTAGGCCTTGATCGTGCCGCCCTGGATCTGCTTGGTGGTGTTGGTCGTCTGGTCGCACATGATGTCGACCTGGCCGCCGAGAAGATCGGTCATGGCCGGGCCGGTGCCCTTGTAGGGGACGGTGACCAGCGGCGTCTTGATGGCGCTCATGAACAGCATGCCGCATAGGTGCGAGGCCGCACCTATGCCGGCATTGGCGACCGTGACCGTATCCTTATTGGCCTTGGCGTACTCGACCAGCCCCTTCAGATCGGTCGGCTCAAGGTCCTTGCGGGCGACGATGGCCATCGGCACCTCGGTGACGAGGCCGACATATTCGAAG containing:
- a CDS encoding tripartite tricarboxylate transporter substrate-binding protein, which gives rise to MRKFVNALAAAAAVTLYPFAADAQTYPERTITVVVPFSAGGPTDTVTRLVAEAMSKDLGQQVIVENVGGAGGTLGAGRVANAEPDGYTLLLHHIGMATSATLYRKLAYDTLNAFEYVGLVTEVPMAIVARKDLEPTDLKGLVEYAKANKDTVTVANAGIGAASHLCGMLFMSAIKTPLVTVPYKGTGPAMTDLLGGQVDIMCDQTTNTTKQIQGGTIKAYAVTSPERLDVLPDVPTATEGGLPEVQVGIWHALYAPKGTPAEITERLSKSLQVALKDQNVAARFAELGTKPSPEADATPAALKAKLESEIARWKPIIEAAGQYAD